The DNA sequence CGGTTGAGGTCATCATGGTTGACGATGTCAAATCCGGTCTGGCGCGCCAGCTGGAAGATTGTGCCCGGATCCAGCCGTTCCTTCTCCGGTGGTCCGGGTGGCGGTTTTATTTTGTGCCACTCCACAATCAGCAGTCTGCCATCAGGTTTGAGCAGACGCCGGGCTTCCCGGAGTGCGGCTGTGGGTTCAGCGATTTCGTGGAGCACCAGCGCCATCAGGATCCGGTCCGCACATCTGTCTGGCAGAGGTATCCCCACCGCATCGGCAATCAGGGTCTGCACCTCAGCCCGGGTGGAGCCCAGGTTTTTCCTTAACTCCC is a window from the candidate division WOR-3 bacterium genome containing:
- a CDS encoding class I SAM-dependent methyltransferase, which gives rise to MPHRFNPAERRHLLAPERRKRLPATRIVRELDIAPDNTVLDIGAGVGYFARALLRQLGPHGRLIAIDIAPVMLGELRKNLGSTRAEVQTLIADAVGIPLPDRCADRILMALVLHEIAEPTAALREARRLLKPDGRLLIVEWHKIKPPPGPPEKERLDPGTIFQLARQTGFDIVNHDDLNRFHYFTLLQPVAS